In a genomic window of Streptomyces koelreuteriae:
- the ligD gene encoding non-homologous end-joining DNA ligase, with product MSGGDGTRGVRAGRRTVTVHRPDKVLFPGGAHAKEYTKGDLVDYHRAVAPFMLPHLRGRPLMLERHPDGLDGPRFMQKNTPEHYPEWIRRVELAKEGGTVCHTVCDDTATLLYLVDQASIALHRWLSRADSADHPDRLVFDLDPAGDDFEAVREAARLLGELLDELELPSALMTTGSRGLHAIVPLNGRHDFDEVRAFAHDVAETLAGAHPDRLTTAARKKDRGGRLYLDVQRNAYAQTAVAPFTVRPRPGAPVATPITWDQLDDPELHARGWTIADAVEQARTNPWSGLLSRGRALGPARRRLNALRG from the coding sequence GTGAGCGGCGGCGACGGCACGCGCGGGGTGCGGGCGGGCCGTCGCACCGTGACGGTCCACCGGCCGGACAAGGTGCTCTTCCCCGGTGGCGCGCACGCGAAGGAGTACACCAAGGGCGACCTGGTGGACTACCACCGGGCCGTCGCGCCCTTCATGCTGCCGCACCTGCGCGGCCGTCCGCTGATGCTGGAGCGGCATCCCGACGGGCTCGACGGCCCGAGGTTCATGCAGAAGAACACCCCGGAGCACTACCCGGAGTGGATCAGGCGCGTCGAGCTGGCCAAGGAGGGCGGCACCGTCTGCCACACCGTCTGTGACGACACCGCCACCCTCCTCTATCTCGTCGACCAGGCGAGCATCGCCCTGCACCGCTGGCTGTCCCGCGCCGACAGCGCCGACCACCCCGACCGGCTGGTCTTCGACCTCGACCCCGCGGGCGACGACTTCGAGGCCGTGCGCGAGGCCGCCCGGCTGCTCGGGGAGCTCCTGGACGAGCTGGAGCTGCCCTCGGCGCTGATGACCACCGGCTCGCGCGGACTGCACGCGATCGTGCCGCTGAACGGCCGGCACGACTTCGACGAGGTGCGCGCCTTCGCCCACGACGTCGCCGAGACCCTCGCGGGCGCCCACCCCGACCGGCTCACCACCGCCGCCCGCAAGAAGGACCGCGGCGGGCGGCTCTACCTCGACGTGCAGCGCAACGCCTACGCCCAGACCGCCGTCGCCCCCTTCACGGTCCGGCCCCGGCCGGGCGCGCCCGTCGCGACCCCCATCACCTGGGACCAGCTGGACGACCCGGAGCTGCACGCCCGCGGCTGGACCATCGCCGACGCCGTCGAGCAGGCCCGCACCAATCCCTGGTCAGGGCTGCTCAGCCGCGGCCGGGCGCTCGGACCGGCCCGGCGGCGGCTGAACGCTCTGCGCGGCTGA
- a CDS encoding transketolase, translating to MNTGELTDLGRQLRVDSVRAADAAGSGHPTSSMSAADLMAVLLARHFRYDFDRPAHPGNDRFVLSKGHASPLLYSAYKAAGAIDDEELLTFRKLGSRLEGHPTPQRLPWVETATGSLGQGLPVGVGIALAGKRLDRTGYRTWVLCGDSELAEGSVWEAAEHAGYEHLDNLTVIVDVNRLGQRGPTRHGHDLNAYARRFQAFDWHTIEVDGHDVDAVDRAYGEAASTKGQPTAILARTLKGKGVESVQDREGLHGKPLPEAEEAIAELGGPRDIRVRVQEPPAARMLHSVHTGNYELPTWDKGEEVATRNAFGEALAALGTGRGDIVALDGEVGDSTRAEFFAKEHPDRYFECYIAEQQMVASAVGLAARGWMPYAATFAAFLTRAHDFIRMASVSGAGINLVGSHAGVAIGQDGPSQMGLEDLAMMRAVHGSTVLYPCDANQTARLVGAMAGLEGVRYLRTSRGESAVLYGPDEEFPVGGSKVLRSSEHDRLTLVAAGVTVHEALAAADALEREGIQARVIDLYSVKPVDRATLRRAAEETGCLVTVEDHHPEGGIGDAVLDAFTDGRPVPRLVRLAVRSMPGSATPAEALHAAGIDAESIAAAGRLLVEEAVVP from the coding sequence ATGAACACCGGTGAACTCACCGATCTCGGCCGACAGCTGCGCGTGGACAGTGTCCGCGCCGCCGACGCCGCGGGCTCCGGGCATCCGACGTCCTCGATGTCCGCGGCCGACCTGATGGCCGTCCTGCTCGCCCGCCACTTCCGCTACGACTTCGACCGCCCCGCCCACCCCGGCAACGACCGCTTCGTGCTGTCCAAGGGGCACGCCTCGCCGCTGCTGTACTCCGCGTACAAGGCGGCCGGCGCCATCGACGACGAGGAACTGCTCACCTTCCGCAAGCTGGGCAGCCGTCTCGAAGGGCACCCCACACCGCAGCGTCTGCCGTGGGTCGAGACGGCCACCGGCTCGCTCGGGCAGGGCCTGCCGGTCGGTGTCGGCATCGCGCTGGCCGGCAAGCGGCTGGACCGCACCGGCTACCGCACCTGGGTGCTGTGCGGCGACAGCGAGCTGGCCGAGGGATCCGTGTGGGAGGCCGCCGAGCACGCCGGGTACGAGCACCTGGACAACCTCACCGTGATCGTCGACGTCAACCGGCTCGGCCAGCGCGGCCCGACCCGGCACGGCCACGACCTGAACGCCTACGCCCGCCGCTTCCAGGCCTTCGACTGGCACACCATCGAGGTCGACGGGCACGACGTGGACGCCGTCGACCGGGCCTACGGCGAGGCCGCCTCCACCAAGGGCCAGCCCACCGCGATCCTCGCCCGCACCCTCAAGGGCAAGGGCGTTGAGAGCGTCCAGGACCGCGAGGGCCTGCACGGCAAGCCGCTGCCGGAGGCCGAGGAGGCGATCGCCGAACTCGGCGGTCCGCGCGACATCCGCGTCCGGGTGCAGGAACCGCCGGCCGCCCGCATGCTGCATTCCGTCCACACCGGGAACTACGAACTTCCCACCTGGGACAAGGGCGAGGAGGTCGCCACCCGCAACGCCTTCGGTGAGGCGCTCGCCGCGCTCGGCACCGGCCGCGGCGACATCGTCGCCCTGGACGGAGAGGTCGGCGACTCCACCCGCGCCGAGTTCTTCGCCAAGGAGCACCCCGACCGCTACTTCGAGTGCTACATCGCCGAGCAGCAGATGGTCGCCTCGGCGGTCGGACTCGCCGCACGCGGCTGGATGCCGTACGCCGCCACGTTCGCGGCCTTCCTGACCCGGGCCCACGACTTCATCCGGATGGCGTCCGTCAGCGGCGCCGGCATCAACCTCGTCGGCTCGCACGCGGGCGTCGCCATCGGCCAGGACGGGCCCAGCCAGATGGGCCTGGAGGACCTGGCGATGATGCGCGCGGTGCACGGCTCGACCGTGCTGTACCCGTGCGACGCCAACCAGACCGCCCGGCTCGTCGGCGCGATGGCCGGCCTGGAGGGCGTCCGCTATCTGCGCACCTCGCGCGGCGAGAGCGCGGTGCTCTACGGCCCAGACGAGGAGTTCCCGGTCGGCGGGAGCAAGGTGCTGCGCTCCTCCGAGCACGACCGGCTGACCCTCGTCGCGGCGGGCGTCACCGTGCACGAGGCACTGGCCGCCGCCGACGCCCTGGAGCGGGAGGGCATCCAGGCGCGGGTGATCGACCTGTACTCCGTGAAGCCCGTCGACCGGGCCACCCTGCGCCGGGCCGCCGAGGAGACCGGCTGCCTGGTGACCGTCGAGGACCACCACCCGGAGGGCGGCATCGGGGACGCGGTCCTCGACGCCTTCACCGACGGGCGGCCCGTCCCGCGTCTGGTGCGGCTCGCCGTACGGTCGATGCCCGGCTCGGCGACCCCGGCCGAGGCGCTGCACGCCGCCGGCATCGACGCCGAGTCGATCGCGGCGGCCGGGCGGCTGCTGGTGGAGGAGGCGGTCGTGCCGTGA